The Prunus dulcis chromosome 3, ALMONDv2, whole genome shotgun sequence genome segment gacggctatactatttaaactttaaatattaaaatatatttaacggtatagccgaccggctatactatttaaatattcgaatacATTTAAAACGTATAGCCAAGCGGcaatactatttaaatattaaaatatattgaaacagtatagccgatcggctatactatttaaatattcgaatttATTTACGAGATATagctttaaatattaaaattgaagaagtataaccgttcggctatacaatttaaatattCCAATTCATTTACGaggtatagccgcccggctatactatttaaaacttaaatattaaaatatatttaaaccatatagccgggcggctatactatttaaatattaaaatatattgaagaagtatagccgttcggctatacaatttaaatattcgaatttGAGaggtatagccgcccggctatactatttaaatattaaaatatatttaaacagtatagccggacggctatactctttaaatattaaaatattgaaGAAGTATAGCCCCTCCTctgctatactatttaaatattcgatagccgagcggctatactatttaaatattcgaacATATTTAaaacgtatagccgtgcggctatactattttaaatattaaaatatattgcagaagtatagccgttcggctgtactatttaaatattcgaatatatttagaaagtatagccgcacggctataagctttaaatataaaaatatgtttatatttctttctATGGAGGCTGAGCCCGTGTAGGCACAAGGGTAGCACCTTCTGTATGAGCTCCAAGCTGTGACTCACCAACTTAACAAAGCCATTCATGCTTCAATTCACCCTTCTACACAGCTTGTGTCGCATTTCCGAACAAAATGTCAAGACACCCGAGAGAAAAGTGAAGCAAGGATTTCTCAAGAACAAGCCAAGGAATGACTGATTTAAAGTCCTCTCCCCTCCCCAACTTGTCTGGGGAGTACAGAAATTGCtggtttttcttcattttcttattaacGTTATCAAATGGAATGAGATagaaaaagattttgtttttcggCTTCTTTGTATTGTCTTCGCTGGTTCTTTTATCTGACAAAACAGAACCCCACTtgtggtttggtttgttttttttcttcttaactTTTAAGGCATATATCATTTGGTCGTTGAGTTCAAATTGTCAACTTGCCGCATTCTATTCTTGTACGTCCGATATTGTCGAGTAAAGTCAACCATGACGAACCAGCCAGAAGTTGCTGCATTCCTATTGTTTATTATATaaagtttgtatttttattgatttccCTGATCTTTAATATCCATGGATTttcaaaaaaaggaaaacgtCAACTGTTTCTGGGGATAAAGACAACAACCCAGGGTTGATTTGCACCAAAGCTATTATGGAATAATTGAACTTATTATTTGAAGTGGGGTAAGGATACCTTCTTAGTTTAACATATATTTGGAACCATGAAaatctagagagagaaaaccaaCTGGGTAGTTGATTCTGTGGAGAATATTGcattttgttgtttatttgttttgttcatatttggGCCATTGGTTGACGGTACAGTAACCGGATCATTCAATTCTCTATTGGAAAGATAGAgaggtgttttgttttgaaagaTGAGTGGAATTTTTAGTACTATTGTCGTCTTCGTGTTCTGTAacctgctgctgctgctcactgatttttcttcttcgcATCCCTTGTGTACTAATATGAGTAAGTGTTTCTTTGTTAACATCTTTTATctggttttccttttcttttgttaaggGCTTAATGCTTTGTTTGGTTGTGCCAAAAAAGACAGAATTTTGCATTCCTAACGCACTAATCCTTTTCATTAGTTTGGTTCAAAGTTTCATTTCTTTGTAAGTCACTGATTAGTTTCTTTGTCTGCTTTGTTGAAATAGGGTCACCCTTCACCCCAAAGGCCCTACTTACTTTCTGTCAATACAATGGTAGTGTTTGCTGTAATTCTACTGAGGATATGCAATTGCAGAATCTATTTAAAACAATGGACGTTTCTGATCTTGGTTGTGCTTCTCTTGTGAAATCGATACTTTGCTCGGTAAGAGAATCGTATAACTTCGTTAAAgatataattttcatttagtATCAGCACCTTTTTACTTGTTATTACTAGCTACTGCTGTTAAGTGTTATGGAACCATTGGGCACCAGTTCATGTGTATTTGAATCCCACATGCTTTGCAGAGATGTGATCGGTTTTCTGCAGAGCTATTTAGGATTGAATCAGTACCTCGTAAAGTTCCCATTCTCTGCAACTCAACCGTTTCACCAAACTCAAGACAGTACCAACATGGTGGAGTTGACTTTTGTTCCAATGTCTGGGATGAATGCCAAAATGTGTCTCTATTAAATTCTCCATTTTCAATGCAAGTTGGAGGTGGAACACCATCTAATTCTACTTCCAAGCTGAGTGATATATGGCAGTCAAAAAATGATTTCTGTAACACATTTGGTGGATCCTCAGAAAGTGAGTTGTTCTGTTTTGACGGCGGACCTGTGTTGCTAAACAATTCTGAAATTCCAACTCCCCCAAGTGGTATGTGCCttgaaaaaattggaaatggaTCTTATCTTAACATGGTAGCTCATCCTGATGGATCAAGTCGTGTCTTCTTATCTGACCAACCGGGTAAAGTCTGGATGGCAACTGTTCCTGAGGAGGAATCAGGAGAAATGTTGGTGATTGATAAATCAAATCCATTTCTTGATTTAACTGATGCAGTGTATGCTGATACTGAGTTTGGAATGATGGGATTAGCATTTCATCCTAACTATGTGCAAAATGGTCGTTTCTTTGCTTCATTCAACTGTGACAAGGTTAAGTGGCCAGAATGTTCGGGTAGATGCTCATGTAACTCAGATGTGGGATGTGATCCTTCAAAGCTGGGTTCTGATAATGGTGCCCAGCCATGCCAGTATCACAGTATCATAGCAGAGTTCACTGCAAATGGTACCACGTCGCAACCTTCCTCGGTAAATTTCTACAtaattttaaatagttttttCTTGTAATTGTCAGCAATGACCCTAATTGATACTGTTTTGGTCTGTATTTCAGGTTACTAGTGTAAAACCACTGGAAGTCAGAAGAATTTTCACTATGGGCCTTCCATTTACTTCCCATCATGCAGGTCAAATTTTGTTTGGACCTAAAGATGGGTTTCTGTACTTCATGATGGGAGATGGTGGGAGCATAGGCGACCCATacaatttttcacaaaacaagAAGTCCTTGCTTGGAAAGATTATGAGGCTTGACATAGATAACTTGCCAAGTGATTAATGACTTAAACTTACAAGGCTTCAGGACACCATattctgtgtgtgtgtgtgtgtgtgtgtgttttttttttttcttttttttttctttctcatgtaTGCAAATACTTGTTTGCAGGTGCAATGACAATTACCGACCTTGGCCTGTGGGGAAATTACTCTGTTCCTGGAGATAATCCATTTTCTGAAGATAAGGAATTGCAGCCTGAAATTTGGGCTTTGGGATTTAGAAATCCTTGGCGATGTAGTTTTGATCTCGAAAGGCCTTCCTACTTCCTTTGCGCAGATGTTGGTCAGGTTCGGGACAGCAACTGAGACTAATTTTCCAATGTTTTATATGTTCTTTTGAGTAGGTGCTAATCCATTTTGGACTATTTTGAGAAAACCATATATGCATTAAAGCACGTCATTATATACCTCAGATGAAGGATGTCTTACAAAATTGCAGCCAAAAATACAATAGCTTGGTCAGATTTGAAAAGAGTTCTGGTCATATGATTGCATTATGTTCTCTATCCATGCAGGGGGGGCTGCAAACCATATGATTCTCACATTTTGTCCCTCAACCAAGGATTAAGCTTTCATTAGTTCATTTACCTTCACTATGTATAGCTCTTTATTCTTCGATACGTGCATGTTTTCTGcacattctttttcttgttgttgcAAACTTCTCAACATTTATcctttttcgtttttgttCCGGGTATCATCAGTGCTTAAAATAATGGTTTTATAGGATCAATATGAAGAGGTTGATATAATCACCAAGGGTGGAAACTATGGATGGCGTATCTATGAGGGTCCTTCTCCATACAATCCCCCAAAATCTCCAGGAGGAAATACATCTGCCACCTCCATTCACCCAATTTTCCCTGTAATGGGATACAACCACTCTGATGTGAACAAGGCTGAAGGATCTGCATCCATCACTGGCGGTTACTTTTACCGATCCACAACAGATCCATGCATGCATGGAAGGTAAGCCAACCATTTCCGATTTCGATAACCAAAAAGACTTCATAAAATTATCTTTAACTTAAACGGTCTGCAAATTATGTTTGCAGATATCTTTATGCAGATTTGTTTGCTGGCGGTATATGGACAGGCATAGAAACTCCTGAAGACAGCGGAAACTTCACGAGCACTAAAATTCCGGTGAGTTGTGCTCTGGACTCTCCTATCCAGTGCAGTGCTGAGGCAGGAAGTTCTCTCCCTGCACTGGGGTTCATATTCTCCTTTGGACAGGATAACAGAAAGGACATCTTTATCCTGGCCAGTTCCGGTTTGTATAGAGTTGTTAGGCCTAGTCGCTGCAACTACACTTGCTCCAAAGAGAACGTTACATCCTCTTCCCATCCAAAATCTGTTCCTTCTCCTGCTCCTTCCGCTTCATGCACAAGAAGGCAGTTAAACAATCCATTTGTACTGGAGCtgctcatcttcttctctacattttttggctttttcttgTAATCTTTCCTTggatttcattttcacttgCCTGCTTGGATATATTGATATTTATCTTTTGCAATTATGTTCGCATTTTTGCCAAAATACTTGTAATATCGAAAAAATTgtaccaaaaataataataaaaataatttggaagCCTAGAAATTATCCTTGTGGCTTTTCCactttatataattgttatCCAATATCACAGGAAGCCCATAACCAAAATGGATTGATGTCCGAACGAACTATTgtaggttttctttttctttcctaatACAATCAATAATGGAGAAAGGGGCTTCAAACACAAGATCTCCTGCGTAAAAGTAATTACCTTAAGCCAATTGACTTGAGCTACAAACTCCTTGCAACTAtcataaattttgattttgaatgaaGTTCGGCAAATACTTTTCACATAAGATGTGAAAATTTGCAAATTTGAAGAATATATAAAGTCGATTCTACCACCCTACTTAAAGACAAAATAAACAAGGTCATTTGCAAATCGTTCAATTTTGCAAATTTCCAGTCTTAAGTTGTGTTTGGGGTGAGCTGTATTATTATTACGTTCCTTGTTGTCACTGTCGCCTCGCCCCTGTCTGTAATTagcagaagaaagaaagaagccaAACACAGCCTCCCTTTTTTTGGttccaggaaaaaaaaaaaaaaaaaatccacagATAAACGGTCTTCGTTTACATGTAATCAATCTTGTTCAACCATGCAAGTCGGCacatcttcttccttctctcttccaTTACTGCCCCACAACAAAACCCATAATTACACCTCCATACCCTTCACCTTCAAGGGGCGAAAAGGAAAACCCAGAGCCCGGTTCCCGCCTATTGCATTCTCAGCTTCTTCAACAACCAAACATGTCTGGAGGAGAAGGCCGCAACTCAAAACGACGCCGTCCTCTTCACCCTCCCACCAACTTACCCAGAAACGCCACCCCAGAAATCAGCAAGGACCCTCCCATTTGGACCACAGCATTGACATGGACGAGCTCTTGTCATCAATCGGTCAGACCCAAAACGAGCAAGAGCTGTATTCTCTAATGTCAACCTACAAAGGGAGGCAGCTCTCAATAAGGTTCATGGTTTCGCTGCTCTCGCGCGAGCCTGATTGGCAACGCTCGCTCGCTATTCTCGATTGGATTAACGAGGAAGCTCTGTACACTCCTTCTGTGTTCGCTTACAATGTTGTGATACGCAATGTGCTTCGCGCCAAACAATGGGAGATTGCACACGGCCTGTTTGAGGAAATGCGCCAAAGAGCGCTTGCACCCGATAGGTACACTTATTCAACTCTTATTACGTCTTTTGGGAAGGCGGGTATGTTTGATTCTGCGCTTTCTTGGCTCCAAAAGATGGAACAAGACCACGTCTCAGGCGATCTTGTTTTGTATAGCAACTTGATTGAGCTATCGCGTAAGTTATGTGATTATTCTAAGGCGATATCGATTTTTTCAAGGTTGAAGAGGCTGGGTATTATGCCGGACCTTGTGGCTTACAACTCGATGATTAATGTGTTTGGGAAGGCTAAGTTGTTCAGAGAGGCTCGACTTCTGCTCAAAGAGATGAGGGCAGTGGGTGTTTTGCCGGATACAGTTAGTTATTCAACGCTTCTAAGTATGTATATTGAGAACCAAAAGTTTGTTGAGGCATTGTCTGTGTTCTCTGAGATGAATGAGGTTAAGTGTCCCCTTGATCTCACCACCTGCAATATTATGATTGATGTTTACGGGCAGCTCGATATGGCTAAGGAAGCTGATAGGTTGTTTTGGAGCATGAGGAAGATGGAACTTGAACCCAATGTTGTTAGTTACAATACTCTTTTGAGGGTTTATGGCGATGCTGAGCTTTTTGGGGAAGCCATCCATCTTTTTCGATTGATGCAGAGAATGGATATTGAGCAGAATGTTGTCACGTACAATACGATGATTAAGATTTACGGGAAGTCCCTTGAGCATGAAAAAGCGACAAATCTTGTGCAAGAAATGCAGAACAGAGGGATTCAGCCAAATGCAATGACATACTCAACGATTATATCTATATGGGGTAAGGCTGGGAAACTGGATAGGGCAGCAATGCTGTTTCAAAAGCTGAGGAGCTCCGGGGTTGAGATTGATCAGGTTCTTTATCAGACAATGATTGTGGCGTATGAGAGAGTAGGTTTGGTTGCTCATGCTAAGCGTTTACTTCATGAGCTCAAGCGCCCAGACAATATCCCTAGGGAGACTGCAATCACCATTCTTGCAGGAGCTGGTCGCATAGAAGAGGCTACATGGGTTTTCCGCCAGGCTTTTGATGCTGGGGAGGTGAAGGATATATCCGTCTTTGGTTGCATGATTGATCTTTTCTCAAGAAACCGCAAGTACGCAAATTGCATTGAGGTGTTTGAGAAGATGAGAGTGGCAGGATACTTTCCTGCTTCGAATGTGATTGATCTAGTTCTCAATGCTTTTGGAAAGTTACGGGAATTCGAGAAGGCAGATGCTTTATATAGGGAGATGCAGGAAGAAGGGTGTGTTTTCTCTGATGAAGTTCACTTCCAGATGCTTACTCTCTATGGTGCAAGAAAGGATTTTAAGATGGTAGAGGCACTGTTTAAGAGGCTGATGTGTGATCCTAACATCAACAAGAAGGAGTTGCATCTTGTTGTTGCCAGCATCTATGAAAGATCAAACAGACTTAATGATGCATCCCGGATCATGAACAAGATGAATGAAAGAGGAATTTTGAAATCATGAACCTCTTTCGAAGTCCACAACCTgtgttttataaattttccCCTATAACTGTAAATGCGTAGTTCTGCTCTTTATTCTGTAGATATTGTACTTAGTGACCAGTGCATTCGCTGCAACAAAGTTAAATTACCAGTATGATAGTATCCACATTTTGGACTCGGATGTATGTTCTATCTATACATACATGCAGAAATTAATGTAACCctgttttttcataaattgtAGATTTGCTAAAGTGCTCTAATTTAATCAGGGAAGCGACTAAAGACGGGGCTCTACACTATTTTTAACCCCTTTTGATTGGAGCCTGGCCTCTATACAATCAATTTAGACTTTTGGTGCTGCTGATACATAAGAGGAAATCAGATGGGAGTGGTCAGGTAATCCTTAGCTTCACTTGCTAAGTTGCTATTTCATTTGAGATCTGTCttacccaaaaattaatggtttttttttttttttggtatattCCTGTATAGATAATATCTTGTTTGAGTTGAACTAATCAAGGATGATTGTTGCCAGCAAGCTGAGAAGACTTTGGAGAATCCTTTTCAGAATCACTTCTGTGGAAAAGCTAAAGAATTGGGGATTGGTTTTGTTGCTCAATTAAAGGCATGTTTCTATCTAAGCAAGTTAAAGTCTCCTGGTTACAAGTTGTGTTTTCAGTCTCGTCACATGTTGTGCTGATAATTTGAGGTTGGTAAATCGTGATCctattgagaaaaaaaaaacccctatGATCTCAATTATTTCCTTCTACTGATTTTCTGCCCTTGCTTCCCCTTTTTGCCGGTAGACCTAGTTAGTTAAAGCTTTTGAACTTATTCTTCTATAGCATTAGCATATGAGCTTACAAGAGTTACAAGAGATATACCTTGCTCCATATTTAAGGTTTTGCAGCATATATACATGTTCAAACGTGCATTATACCAAAACGCATTGACAAACATCCTTTATCTTTTCGTATCATTTGCTGATAAAACATCCTAATAAAActgatatttattttctttctttattgtgCAAGACCAAGAATCTTATCTGTATTAGAATTTCATGTCTGCAACATGCTATTTCATTGCTGAATATTAAAGCCTGCAACATGCTATTTCATTGCTGAATATTAAAGCCTGAATCTCTAGGAGGCCCAacctcaagttggtgcatggTCATCATCTTATCTGATTTATCCCTCTTGTGTCCATGTCACTCCTACCCTAGATGATATAATTAATGAACCAACAAGTCTTAGATTTTAAGAGGTTATGCCTGCCCCTTCAATGTGGACGATGGCCTACTTTCCAACAAATGCTGCAGCTAGTTCACCATaaactctctcttttcttatACAAGCTATACTcaaaattattctaaattaatctaatagATTCGATTAATTTCTAGGTATGGTTGGTAGTTGAGGCTGGAGAGGGGCCCCCCCAATCCCAAGTTGGGGTCCACATGAAATGTGAATACTAAATACTAATCATGTGGGTTAGTCAAGACGTGCCATTGCAAATT includes the following:
- the LOC117622549 gene encoding HIPL1 protein-like, whose amino-acid sequence is MSGIFSTIVVFVFCNLLLLLTDFSSSHPLCTNMRSPFTPKALLTFCQYNGSVCCNSTEDMQLQNLFKTMDVSDLGCASLVKSILCSRCDRFSAELFRIESVPRKVPILCNSTVSPNSRQYQHGGVDFCSNVWDECQNVSLLNSPFSMQVGGGTPSNSTSKLSDIWQSKNDFCNTFGGSSESELFCFDGGPVLLNNSEIPTPPSGMCLEKIGNGSYLNMVAHPDGSSRVFLSDQPGKVWMATVPEEESGEMLVIDKSNPFLDLTDAVYADTEFGMMGLAFHPNYVQNGRFFASFNCDKVKWPECSGRCSCNSDVGCDPSKLGSDNGAQPCQYHSIIAEFTANGTTSQPSSVTSVKPLEVRRIFTMGLPFTSHHAGQILFGPKDGFLYFMMGDGGSIGDPYNFSQNKKSLLGKIMRLDIDNLPSAMTITDLGLWGNYSVPGDNPFSEDKELQPEIWALGFRNPWRCSFDLERPSYFLCADVGQDQYEEVDIITKGGNYGWRIYEGPSPYNPPKSPGGNTSATSIHPIFPVMGYNHSDVNKAEGSASITGGYFYRSTTDPCMHGRYLYADLFAGGIWTGIETPEDSGNFTSTKIPVSCALDSPIQCSAEAGSSLPALGFIFSFGQDNRKDIFILASSGLYRVVRPSRCNYTCSKENVTSSSHPKSVPSPAPSASCTRRQLNNPFVLELLIFFSTFFGFFL
- the LOC117622004 gene encoding pentatricopeptide repeat-containing protein At5g39980, chloroplastic, translating into MDELLSSIGQTQNEQELYSLMSTYKGRQLSIRFMVSLLSREPDWQRSLAILDWINEEALYTPSVFAYNVVIRNVLRAKQWEIAHGLFEEMRQRALAPDRYTYSTLITSFGKAGMFDSALSWLQKMEQDHVSGDLVLYSNLIELSRKLCDYSKAISIFSRLKRLGIMPDLVAYNSMINVFGKAKLFREARLLLKEMRAVGVLPDTVSYSTLLSMYIENQKFVEALSVFSEMNEVKCPLDLTTCNIMIDVYGQLDMAKEADRLFWSMRKMELEPNVVSYNTLLRVYGDAELFGEAIHLFRLMQRMDIEQNVVTYNTMIKIYGKSLEHEKATNLVQEMQNRGIQPNAMTYSTIISIWGKAGKLDRAAMLFQKLRSSGVEIDQVLYQTMIVAYERVGLVAHAKRLLHELKRPDNIPRETAITILAGAGRIEEATWVFRQAFDAGEVKDISVFGCMIDLFSRNRKYANCIEVFEKMRVAGYFPASNVIDLVLNAFGKLREFEKADALYREMQEEGCVFSDEVHFQMLTLYGARKDFKMVEALFKRLMCDPNINKKELHLVVASIYERSNRLNDASRIMNKMNERGILKS